In Microbacterium lushaniae, the following are encoded in one genomic region:
- a CDS encoding alanine racemase, whose protein sequence is MTTSGSFSDDIRSAPVDPWGKVKARGLDGVPRERISTLGLTVDGFATPLLTIDAGAVAGNAMALEQWCHERGFRTAPHGKTTMAPQIWQRQMSAGSWGITVATEAQLDIAWRAGVPRLQLANNLVRPEGVRTLRERLQRVPRREVLVWVDSVAAVEALRSDAGPEIAVLLDVGWPGGRTGVRDAAEAAAVVDAVRTTTGVRLVGTAGYEGAIGPAEADAHAPMADYLRALLHIHRSIVQPECAGEIYLSIAGSDQLDEVGRALAACPPEDGVVLIRSGMSIVHDHGLYARQQEHAPPGVPRFRPALALVSTVLSVHEGARAILDVGRRDAGHDHGLPVALEVWRDGGVVERLEAPLEVSALNDQHAFLDVSTFSERVRVGDKVVCGVSHSCTTMDRWRDIVEISGPVRPDEPVVGLIRTLF, encoded by the coding sequence GTGACGACGAGCGGGTCGTTCTCGGACGACATCCGCAGCGCGCCGGTCGATCCCTGGGGCAAGGTCAAGGCGCGGGGACTGGATGGCGTGCCGCGGGAACGAATCTCGACGCTGGGGCTCACCGTCGATGGCTTCGCGACGCCGCTGCTGACCATCGACGCTGGAGCGGTCGCCGGCAATGCGATGGCCCTGGAGCAGTGGTGTCACGAGCGGGGGTTCCGAACCGCGCCACACGGCAAGACCACGATGGCGCCCCAGATCTGGCAGCGGCAGATGTCCGCCGGATCGTGGGGGATCACGGTGGCCACCGAAGCACAACTGGACATCGCGTGGCGCGCGGGGGTGCCCCGCCTGCAGCTGGCGAACAATCTCGTGCGGCCCGAGGGGGTCCGGACGCTCCGGGAACGGCTTCAGCGGGTGCCTCGGCGCGAGGTTCTCGTCTGGGTGGACAGCGTGGCGGCAGTCGAGGCGCTGCGCTCGGACGCGGGCCCGGAGATCGCGGTTCTGCTGGACGTGGGGTGGCCGGGCGGACGGACCGGGGTGCGCGACGCTGCCGAGGCAGCCGCGGTCGTCGACGCCGTGCGCACGACCACCGGCGTCCGTCTGGTGGGCACCGCCGGCTACGAAGGAGCGATAGGTCCCGCCGAGGCGGACGCTCACGCCCCGATGGCGGACTACCTCCGGGCTCTGCTCCACATCCACCGCTCGATCGTGCAGCCGGAATGCGCCGGCGAGATTTATCTCTCGATCGCCGGAAGCGATCAGCTCGACGAGGTGGGGCGCGCCCTTGCAGCGTGCCCGCCGGAGGATGGTGTCGTGCTCATCCGCTCGGGAATGTCCATCGTGCATGATCACGGCCTGTACGCCCGGCAGCAGGAGCATGCACCGCCAGGCGTACCGCGCTTCCGGCCGGCGCTCGCGCTGGTGTCCACCGTCCTGTCCGTCCATGAGGGCGCACGGGCGATCCTCGACGTGGGTCGACGTGATGCCGGTCACGACCACGGTCTGCCCGTGGCTCTCGAGGTGTGGCGGGATGGCGGCGTCGTGGAGCGCCTCGAGGCACCGCTGGAGGTGTCGGCGTTGAACGATCAGCACGCCTTCCTGGACGTGTCGACCTTTTCGGAGCGCGTCCGAGTGGGTGACAAGGTCGTCTGCGGGGTCTCGCACTCCTGCACGACCATGGACCGGTGGCGCGACATCGTGGAGATATCCGGACCGGTGCGCCCGGATGAGCCCGTCGTCGGGTTGATCCGGACGCTGTTCTGA
- a CDS encoding SDR family NAD(P)-dependent oxidoreductase codes for MRRAVITGGASGLGAATASRLRAVGIDCVTVDRAGDADEIVDVTDERAVIDLADRIGGADILVNSAGIVGPNQPLVDTDLDGWRQTIEVNVLGTVGMMKAFVPGMVSRGWGRVVNFASMAGKDGNPGLAAYSASKAAVIALTKSAGKELATTGVLVNAIAPAVIATPMNDATADEVLAHITSLIPMRRVGRAEEVAELVAWLTSDLVSFSTGAVYDISGGRATY; via the coding sequence ATGAGACGCGCGGTCATCACAGGCGGAGCGAGCGGCCTGGGTGCCGCCACGGCGAGCCGCCTCCGCGCCGTCGGCATCGACTGCGTCACCGTGGACCGTGCCGGTGACGCCGACGAGATCGTCGACGTGACGGACGAAAGGGCCGTCATCGACCTGGCAGACCGTATCGGCGGCGCAGACATCCTCGTCAACTCCGCCGGGATCGTCGGCCCCAATCAGCCGCTGGTCGACACCGATCTCGATGGATGGCGGCAGACCATCGAGGTCAACGTGCTCGGGACCGTCGGCATGATGAAAGCATTCGTGCCCGGCATGGTGTCCCGGGGGTGGGGACGTGTCGTGAATTTCGCGAGCATGGCGGGTAAGGACGGCAATCCCGGTCTGGCCGCATACTCCGCGTCGAAGGCTGCCGTGATCGCGCTGACGAAGTCGGCGGGCAAGGAGCTCGCCACGACCGGCGTGCTCGTCAACGCCATCGCTCCCGCGGTCATTGCCACACCCATGAACGACGCGACGGCGGACGAAGTCCTAGCCCATATCACCAGTCTCATTCCGATGCGGCGTGTGGGGCGTGCAGAGGAGGTGGCCGAACTGGTCGCATGGCTGACGTCCGACCTGGTCAGTTTCTCGACCGGCGCCGTGTACGACATCAGCGGCGGACGCGCCACCTACTAG
- a CDS encoding N-acyl-D-amino-acid deacylase family protein — MSRGRESTTLLVGGTVLADPESDAVTADVLVRGGVIDRVGDLSRERADETIDCTGRWILPGFIDAHSHADGTVFSRAVQEANLRQGVTTVITGQDGVGFAPGSGAYATEYFGSLNGTHPTYTGGGVAELLAGYDAATALNVGYLVPAGTVRHEVVGDEARPATSDELAEMAALVEVGMREGALGLSTGLDYVPGIFATTAELTALAAPVARHDGVHVSHMRGGYEHASGDGIAELQTIAEASGVRTHVSHFHGPAQLVRRLVDEANDRIELTFDAYPYRRGFTLLAMPVLPPALLALGTSHVVATLTDSRSRAALLDSWAAVVAARPDMGPNWAEHATIAHAGSEQYTWTGGMTLAEAAGREARDPLELAMLILAASGLQTTAVIANPRQREIGELAEVFRHPRHVAGSDGIHLGSHPHPRAWGTFARFLARHVRDRGDLSLGEAVAHLSTTAAETMRLGARGRIRTGWIADLAIVDVAEVADHADYARPRTLATGIDDVLVGGVPVLRAGALTGATPGTGIRRSQDMKHEGGTR, encoded by the coding sequence ATGAGTCGCGGTAGGGAATCCACGACCCTGCTGGTTGGCGGAACAGTGCTGGCGGACCCGGAGAGCGACGCCGTCACGGCGGACGTCCTCGTCCGCGGCGGCGTCATCGACCGCGTGGGAGACCTGAGCCGGGAGCGCGCAGACGAGACCATCGACTGCACCGGACGGTGGATCCTGCCCGGGTTCATCGACGCTCACTCCCACGCGGACGGTACGGTCTTCTCCCGCGCCGTGCAGGAGGCCAACCTCCGGCAGGGCGTGACGACGGTCATCACAGGACAGGACGGAGTCGGGTTCGCTCCGGGTTCCGGCGCATATGCCACCGAGTACTTCGGTTCCCTCAACGGCACCCACCCGACCTACACCGGGGGCGGTGTCGCAGAGCTGCTGGCCGGCTACGACGCGGCGACGGCGCTGAACGTCGGATATCTCGTGCCGGCCGGCACCGTGCGGCACGAGGTCGTCGGAGACGAAGCCCGTCCCGCAACGAGCGACGAGCTCGCGGAGATGGCCGCTCTCGTGGAAGTCGGCATGCGCGAAGGCGCCCTGGGCCTGTCCACCGGTCTGGACTATGTGCCCGGCATCTTCGCGACCACTGCGGAGCTGACGGCTCTCGCGGCGCCGGTCGCGCGGCACGACGGCGTCCACGTCTCGCACATGCGCGGCGGGTACGAGCACGCCTCCGGTGACGGCATCGCGGAGCTGCAGACCATCGCAGAGGCCAGTGGTGTGCGCACGCACGTTTCGCACTTCCACGGCCCCGCCCAGCTCGTGCGCCGCCTCGTGGATGAGGCTAACGACCGCATCGAGCTGACCTTCGATGCGTACCCCTACCGCCGGGGGTTCACACTCCTGGCGATGCCCGTGCTCCCCCCGGCCCTGCTCGCACTCGGGACCTCTCACGTCGTGGCGACCCTCACGGATTCGCGCTCTCGGGCCGCCCTGCTGGATTCCTGGGCCGCGGTGGTCGCAGCGCGTCCGGACATGGGCCCGAATTGGGCGGAGCACGCCACGATCGCGCACGCCGGATCGGAGCAGTACACGTGGACGGGGGGCATGACCCTCGCCGAGGCGGCCGGACGTGAGGCGCGCGACCCGCTGGAGTTGGCGATGCTCATTCTCGCCGCGAGTGGACTGCAGACGACCGCCGTCATCGCGAACCCGCGTCAGCGAGAGATCGGGGAGCTCGCCGAGGTGTTCCGCCATCCCCGCCACGTCGCCGGATCCGACGGCATCCATCTCGGATCGCACCCGCACCCGCGTGCATGGGGAACCTTCGCCCGATTCCTCGCACGGCATGTGCGGGACCGCGGCGATCTCTCCCTCGGTGAGGCCGTCGCGCACCTGTCCACCACGGCGGCGGAGACGATGCGCCTGGGTGCGCGGGGACGGATCCGCACAGGGTGGATCGCCGACCTCGCGATCGTGGACGTCGCCGAGGTGGCCGACCACGCGGACTATGCTCGGCCACGCACGCTCGCCACGGGCATCGACGATGTGCTCGTGGGAGGTGTGCCGGTCCTGCGTGCGGGCGCCCTGACGGGCGCGACACCGGGGACCGGGATACGCCGGTCTCAGGACATGAAGCACGAGGGGGGCACTCGATGA
- a CDS encoding fumarylacetoacetate hydrolase family protein, with protein sequence MKLLRIGAAGSERPAVLVDENRYIDVSDVVTDFDEHFFATGGIEMLRPLVTDRVGRAQTQTLGSVRIGAPIARPHQIICVGLNYSDHAAETGQAVPSEPILFTKSPNTLVGPNDDVRIPRGAEKLDWEVELGIVIGSRASYLDSIDEARDCIAGWLVVNDVSERAFQMERGGQWLKGKSAETFNPAGPWLVTPDEIADVLSLGMRLDVNGERRQDGSTATMIFDPFFLVHYISQFLVLEPGDLINTGTPPGVGMGMTPQVWLQQGDVMEVAIDGLGSQRQSVIGPRMGGER encoded by the coding sequence ATGAAACTCCTCCGCATAGGTGCTGCCGGCTCGGAGCGCCCGGCCGTTCTCGTCGATGAGAACCGGTACATCGATGTCTCTGACGTGGTCACCGATTTCGATGAGCACTTCTTCGCCACCGGGGGCATCGAGATGCTGCGCCCCCTTGTCACCGATCGCGTCGGCCGCGCACAGACGCAGACGCTCGGCTCCGTCAGGATCGGCGCCCCGATCGCCCGACCCCACCAGATCATCTGCGTGGGGCTCAACTACAGCGATCACGCAGCGGAGACGGGGCAGGCCGTGCCGAGTGAGCCGATCCTCTTCACGAAGTCTCCCAACACCCTCGTCGGTCCGAACGACGACGTGCGGATTCCCCGCGGCGCGGAGAAGCTCGATTGGGAGGTGGAACTCGGCATCGTGATCGGGAGCCGCGCCTCCTACCTCGATTCCATCGATGAGGCGCGAGACTGCATCGCGGGCTGGCTCGTCGTCAACGATGTCAGCGAGCGTGCGTTCCAGATGGAGCGCGGCGGGCAGTGGCTCAAGGGCAAGTCCGCTGAGACCTTCAACCCGGCGGGACCGTGGCTGGTCACCCCGGATGAGATCGCGGACGTCCTCTCCCTGGGAATGCGGCTGGATGTCAACGGCGAGCGGCGCCAAGACGGCTCCACGGCGACGATGATCTTCGATCCGTTCTTCCTCGTGCACTACATCAGCCAGTTCCTCGTGCTCGAGCCCGGCGACCTCATCAACACCGGCACTCCGCCGGGAGTCGGCATGGGTATGACACCCCAGGTGTGGCTGCAGCAGGGCGATGTCATGGAGGTCGCCATCGACGGCCTCGGATCGCAACGACAGAGCGTCATCGGCCCGCGGATGGGAGGAGAGCGATGA
- a CDS encoding IclR family transcriptional regulator: MTTESTHEDSDTKQGQRPGFQVLDRMVVIVDVVRAEAPVTLAQLARATGLSEPTALRYLNSLRQHRIIRRDAATGTYSLGMRLYEWGEAAHGAYDPKKIAAPILDELSTEFGETVELAGREPDERLIVLDARPGRHGISKLARVGDVEEWHSTSVGKALLSAMPAPEARALIGKLPLPSLTVNTRTSPDDLERDLTGIRGRGFALDDEESEIGLRCVGVAARDRSGRAAFALSVSGPSYRMTDDRIPRIAEALGAAAAQLESAWGLGGHE, translated from the coding sequence ATGACCACCGAGAGCACGCACGAGGACTCCGACACCAAGCAGGGCCAGCGGCCCGGGTTCCAGGTCCTCGACCGGATGGTGGTGATCGTCGACGTCGTCAGAGCGGAGGCTCCTGTCACGCTTGCGCAGCTGGCCCGGGCCACAGGTCTGAGCGAGCCGACGGCGCTGCGCTATCTCAATTCGCTCCGTCAGCATCGGATCATTCGCCGTGACGCCGCCACCGGTACGTACTCCCTCGGAATGCGGCTATACGAATGGGGCGAGGCCGCCCACGGCGCCTACGACCCGAAGAAGATCGCCGCGCCCATCCTCGACGAACTCTCCACCGAATTCGGCGAGACCGTCGAACTGGCAGGTCGGGAGCCCGACGAACGACTCATCGTCCTGGACGCGCGTCCGGGACGGCATGGGATCAGCAAGCTCGCGCGCGTGGGCGACGTGGAGGAGTGGCACTCGACATCGGTCGGCAAGGCGCTTCTCTCGGCGATGCCGGCCCCCGAGGCGCGGGCGCTCATCGGGAAGCTGCCCCTCCCGTCCCTCACCGTGAACACGCGCACGAGCCCGGACGACCTGGAACGGGACCTGACGGGCATCCGGGGGCGGGGGTTCGCGCTGGACGACGAGGAGAGCGAGATCGGGCTGCGTTGCGTCGGCGTGGCAGCCCGCGACCGCAGCGGAAGGGCGGCCTTCGCACTCTCGGTCAGCGGTCCGAGCTATCGCATGACCGACGACCGCATCCCGCGGATCGCGGAAGCGCTCGGGGCGGCGGCTGCACAACTGGAATCGGCATGGGGTCTGGGAGGACACGAATGA
- a CDS encoding RidA family protein, with product MTSSESNGSGAKEAVSGSQPSGSYSPGMLAQGRFLFVSGQGPLRDGKVAGGDVEEQTRVTLDNVAAVLADGGAQLSDVVRCGVFLQNISDFAAMDRVYREYFGAPMPARTTVGADLDGILVEIDCVAVLPSVPS from the coding sequence ATGACATCGTCAGAAAGCAACGGATCGGGCGCAAAGGAAGCGGTGAGCGGATCGCAGCCGTCGGGAAGCTACTCCCCCGGCATGCTCGCGCAGGGCCGGTTCCTCTTCGTCTCGGGGCAGGGCCCGCTGCGGGATGGAAAGGTAGCGGGCGGCGACGTGGAGGAGCAGACGCGCGTGACCCTGGACAACGTCGCCGCGGTGCTCGCCGACGGCGGAGCACAGCTGTCCGACGTGGTGCGCTGCGGTGTCTTCCTGCAGAACATCAGCGACTTCGCGGCCATGGACCGCGTGTACCGCGAGTATTTCGGCGCCCCCATGCCCGCCAGGACCACGGTGGGCGCCGACCTGGACGGCATCCTCGTCGAGATCGACTGCGTCGCGGTGCTGCCGAGCGTGCCCTCGTGA
- the pyk gene encoding pyruvate kinase translates to MRRAKIVATLGPATSSYEMVRAIIDAGVNVARLNLSHGDYSVHEANFANVRRAADDAGRPVAILVDLQGPKIRLGRFENGPHDLAAGDIFTITIDDVPGTKDLVSTTYKGLPQDVAPGDFLLIDDGKVRVRVIESDERTVTTEVVVGGPVSNNKGINLPGVAVNVPALSEKDEADLRWGLRAGADLIALSFVRSAQDVERAHVIMAEEGRRIPLIAKIEKPQAVDNLEEIIDAFDGIMVARGDLGVELPLEAVPIVQKRAVELARRMAKPVIVATQMLESMITSPVPTRAETSDVANAVLDGADAVMLSGETSVGEYPVTVVETMARIVASTEEHGLDRIAPLGVKPRTQGGAITLAAVEVADFVEAKFLCVFTESGDSARRLARIRSMIPMLAFTPEPGIRRRLALTWGMHATLVEHVPHTDRMFIQVDEYLLSRELAKVGDKVVVISGSPPGIAGSTNDLRVHRVGDAVHGAAPIYQADL, encoded by the coding sequence GTGAGACGCGCCAAGATCGTCGCCACCCTGGGCCCGGCAACCTCGTCGTACGAGATGGTTCGCGCCATCATCGACGCGGGTGTCAACGTGGCCCGACTGAACCTCAGCCACGGCGATTACTCCGTGCACGAGGCCAACTTCGCCAACGTGCGGCGAGCGGCGGATGATGCGGGGCGCCCGGTTGCGATCCTGGTCGACCTGCAGGGCCCGAAGATCCGTCTCGGCCGCTTCGAGAACGGTCCGCACGACCTGGCCGCCGGTGACATCTTCACCATCACGATCGACGACGTCCCGGGGACGAAAGACCTCGTCTCCACGACGTACAAGGGCCTCCCTCAGGACGTCGCCCCCGGGGACTTCCTCCTCATCGACGACGGCAAGGTGCGCGTGCGCGTCATCGAGTCCGACGAGCGCACCGTGACCACCGAGGTCGTGGTGGGTGGCCCCGTGTCCAACAACAAGGGGATCAACCTCCCCGGCGTGGCCGTCAACGTCCCGGCTCTCAGTGAGAAGGACGAGGCCGACCTGCGCTGGGGCCTGCGCGCGGGAGCCGACCTCATCGCCCTGTCGTTCGTCCGCTCCGCCCAGGATGTCGAGCGGGCACACGTCATCATGGCCGAGGAGGGACGCCGCATCCCCCTCATCGCGAAGATCGAGAAGCCCCAGGCCGTCGACAACCTCGAAGAGATCATCGACGCCTTCGACGGAATCATGGTCGCCCGCGGCGACCTGGGTGTCGAGCTGCCGCTGGAAGCGGTCCCGATCGTGCAGAAGCGCGCCGTGGAGCTGGCCCGCCGGATGGCCAAGCCCGTCATCGTGGCCACCCAGATGCTGGAGTCCATGATCACCAGCCCCGTCCCCACGCGCGCCGAGACCAGCGACGTCGCCAACGCCGTCCTCGACGGCGCCGACGCGGTCATGCTCTCCGGCGAGACGAGCGTGGGGGAGTACCCCGTCACGGTCGTGGAGACGATGGCCCGCATCGTCGCCTCCACCGAGGAGCACGGACTGGACCGCATCGCTCCTCTTGGGGTCAAGCCCCGGACGCAGGGCGGCGCGATCACCCTCGCCGCAGTGGAGGTGGCCGACTTCGTGGAGGCGAAGTTCCTGTGCGTCTTCACCGAGTCCGGCGACTCCGCACGCCGGCTCGCCCGCATCCGCTCGATGATCCCCATGCTCGCCTTCACGCCCGAGCCTGGGATCCGCCGTCGCCTGGCCCTGACGTGGGGTATGCACGCGACGCTCGTGGAGCACGTGCCGCACACCGACCGCATGTTCATCCAGGTGGACGAGTACCTCCTGAGCCGAGAACTGGCGAAGGTGGGGGACAAGGTCGTGGTGATCTCCGGATCGCCTCCCGGAATCGCCGGCTCCACGAACGATCTGCGCGTTCACCGCGTGGGTGACGCCGTGCACGGGGCCGCTCCCATCTATCAGGCCGACCTCTGA
- a CDS encoding glycoside hydrolase family 3 N-terminal domain-containing protein, whose product MDEHLKAVYRDPTRSISERVADLLSRMSLEEKIGQMMQLDARGDLEDHVLRRHVGSILHTSPERVLRANELTGMTRLRIPLLVAEDCIHGHSFWPGATIYPTQLGMAASWDPELVEKVARATALEVAATGVHWTFSPVLCVARDLRWGRVNETFGEDPFLIGELASAMVRGYQGAGLGDPTAILATAKHFAGYSETQGGRDASEADISRRKLRSWFLPPFERVAREGCRTFMLGYQTMDGVPITTNDWLLTDVLRGEWGYTGTLITDWDNVGRMVWEQRVQPDYAHASAAAVRAGNDMIMTTPGFFAGAQDAVEAGLLSPDAFDDAVARILALKFELGLFEDPRLPSPDRGEIIGSAEHARLNLDIARRSIVLLHNDGTLPLRASSALKIAVVGPLADDAQSQLGDWAGGSGQADWIDGQPRDMIATVVDGLREVLPTAGAIVHAPGAAILELHPDPLGETFPDGQPRPPIVLPCEPDPALIEEARALASVSDVIVAVVGDRIELVGEHRSTATLELIGDQNALLDAMIATGKPVIVVLMASKPLILPDCVREAAAIVWTANPGMKGGVALAEILAGRVEPSGRLPISFARHVGQQPTYYNQVRGQHGARYADLTQSPAWAFGEGLSYTTVEYGDPTLQVDVVGPDDILVAHVTVSNTGHRPVLETVQAYVRDDVTSASWADKELKAFQQVPLPPGETVRVRLEVPVAACTIVDAAGRRVVEPGEFDLLVGPSSRDSDLRRARFRVSD is encoded by the coding sequence GTGGACGAACACCTGAAAGCCGTCTATCGGGATCCGACGCGCTCCATCTCCGAGCGCGTCGCCGACCTTCTCTCGCGGATGTCCCTGGAGGAGAAGATCGGGCAGATGATGCAGCTCGATGCTCGAGGCGACCTCGAGGACCATGTGCTGCGTCGCCACGTCGGCTCAATCCTGCATACCTCGCCCGAGCGGGTGCTCCGCGCGAACGAGCTGACCGGGATGACGCGTCTGCGTATCCCGCTGTTGGTCGCCGAAGACTGCATCCACGGCCATTCGTTCTGGCCGGGTGCGACGATCTACCCGACTCAGCTCGGGATGGCGGCGTCCTGGGACCCGGAGCTGGTCGAGAAGGTCGCGCGAGCGACCGCCCTGGAGGTGGCGGCAACCGGTGTGCACTGGACTTTTTCGCCGGTGCTGTGCGTCGCGCGAGACCTGCGCTGGGGAAGGGTGAACGAGACTTTCGGAGAGGACCCCTTTCTCATCGGTGAACTCGCCTCGGCGATGGTGCGCGGATATCAGGGCGCGGGTCTGGGCGATCCAACGGCGATCCTCGCGACCGCCAAGCATTTCGCCGGCTATTCGGAGACGCAGGGCGGCCGAGATGCCAGCGAGGCCGACATCTCCCGCCGGAAGCTCCGCTCCTGGTTCCTCCCGCCGTTCGAGCGGGTTGCGCGTGAGGGATGCCGCACCTTCATGCTCGGATACCAGACCATGGACGGCGTGCCGATCACGACCAACGACTGGCTCCTCACGGACGTGCTGCGGGGCGAGTGGGGATACACGGGGACGCTCATCACGGACTGGGACAACGTGGGTCGAATGGTGTGGGAGCAGCGCGTGCAGCCCGACTACGCTCATGCCTCCGCCGCTGCCGTGCGAGCGGGCAACGACATGATCATGACGACACCGGGATTCTTCGCCGGTGCGCAGGACGCGGTCGAAGCCGGACTGCTGTCGCCGGACGCGTTCGATGACGCGGTCGCGCGCATCCTCGCGCTCAAGTTCGAGCTCGGTCTGTTCGAGGATCCCCGTCTGCCCTCCCCCGATCGGGGCGAGATCATCGGAAGTGCCGAACACGCCAGGCTGAACCTCGACATCGCCCGCCGCTCCATCGTTCTCCTGCACAACGACGGGACGCTCCCGCTGCGCGCATCATCGGCGTTGAAGATCGCCGTCGTCGGGCCGCTCGCGGACGATGCGCAGTCGCAGCTGGGTGACTGGGCGGGCGGATCCGGACAGGCGGACTGGATCGACGGGCAGCCGCGTGACATGATCGCCACCGTCGTCGACGGGCTCAGAGAGGTCCTCCCCACCGCCGGCGCGATCGTGCATGCTCCCGGCGCCGCCATCCTCGAGCTGCACCCTGATCCCCTGGGAGAGACGTTCCCCGACGGGCAGCCTCGGCCGCCCATCGTGCTCCCCTGCGAACCGGACCCGGCACTCATCGAAGAGGCGCGCGCGCTCGCCTCTGTCAGCGATGTGATCGTTGCAGTGGTCGGCGACCGCATCGAACTCGTCGGCGAGCACCGGTCGACGGCCACGCTGGAGCTCATCGGCGACCAGAATGCGCTTCTGGACGCGATGATCGCCACCGGAAAGCCGGTCATCGTCGTGCTCATGGCTTCCAAGCCGTTGATCCTGCCCGACTGCGTACGCGAAGCCGCCGCCATCGTGTGGACGGCGAATCCGGGGATGAAGGGCGGTGTCGCCCTCGCGGAGATCCTGGCCGGCCGGGTCGAGCCCTCAGGCCGACTGCCCATCTCCTTCGCACGCCACGTCGGGCAGCAGCCGACGTACTACAACCAGGTGCGCGGGCAGCACGGTGCGCGCTACGCCGATCTCACGCAGTCGCCCGCGTGGGCATTCGGCGAAGGGCTGAGCTACACGACGGTGGAGTACGGCGATCCGACACTGCAGGTGGACGTTGTGGGCCCGGACGACATCCTCGTGGCTCATGTCACGGTGTCGAACACCGGACACCGTCCGGTCCTTGAGACCGTGCAGGCTTACGTGCGCGACGACGTGACCTCGGCGAGCTGGGCGGACAAGGAGCTGAAGGCCTTCCAGCAGGTGCCGTTGCCGCCGGGAGAGACGGTGCGCGTGCGTCTTGAGGTGCCGGTCGCGGCATGCACGATCGTGGATGCCGCTGGAAGGCGTGTGGTGGAGCCGGGAGAGTTCGACCTGCTGGTCGGCCCCTCGTCGCGGGACAGCGATCTGCGCCGCGCGAGATTCCGCGTCAGCGACTGA
- the lgt gene encoding prolipoprotein diacylglyceryl transferase has product MTFAPSSALSGVLGSIPSPEISFIELGPLRIHFYALCIITGIVAAVLLTNARLTRRGAEPWVVIDIALLAVPLAIIGARIYHVLTHPGFYFGEGADVWAVFRIWEGGIAIYGALIGGAVGAWLGCRWTGIRFWTLADAIAPGLLLAQALGRFGNWFNQELFGQPTDLPWGLEIDSDNPAFPAGLEPDTLFHPTFLYEVIWNLLGVAVLLWAGRRFRLQWGRLFAIYLIWYSAGRIVWESIRIDPSEIYFGLRTNVWAAIAGVVLGLVIFFVQRRRHPGYEPSPYMPGREAEGQGAVQSADPNDFVDVSEPPATENRVGSATSTTATS; this is encoded by the coding sequence ATGACGTTCGCCCCTTCGAGCGCCCTCAGTGGCGTGCTCGGCAGCATCCCGAGCCCCGAGATCAGCTTCATCGAGCTCGGCCCGCTGCGGATCCACTTCTACGCCCTGTGCATCATCACCGGCATCGTCGCGGCGGTGCTGCTGACCAATGCGCGTCTGACCCGCCGCGGTGCCGAGCCGTGGGTCGTCATCGACATCGCCCTGCTCGCCGTTCCACTGGCCATCATCGGGGCCCGGATCTATCACGTGCTCACCCATCCCGGCTTCTACTTCGGCGAGGGCGCGGACGTGTGGGCGGTCTTCCGCATCTGGGAAGGCGGCATCGCCATCTACGGCGCACTCATCGGCGGCGCCGTGGGCGCATGGCTGGGTTGCCGCTGGACCGGTATCCGCTTCTGGACCCTCGCCGACGCGATCGCTCCGGGGCTGCTGCTGGCCCAGGCGCTCGGCCGTTTCGGCAACTGGTTCAACCAGGAGCTGTTCGGTCAGCCCACCGACCTTCCGTGGGGACTGGAGATCGACTCCGACAACCCCGCGTTCCCGGCGGGCCTGGAGCCGGACACCCTGTTCCACCCCACATTCCTGTACGAAGTCATCTGGAACCTGCTCGGCGTGGCGGTGCTCCTGTGGGCCGGCCGACGCTTCCGACTGCAGTGGGGACGCCTGTTCGCGATCTACCTGATCTGGTACAGCGCCGGGCGCATCGTATGGGAGTCGATCCGCATCGACCCGAGTGAGATCTACTTCGGTCTGCGCACCAACGTGTGGGCCGCCATCGCCGGGGTGGTCCTGGGTCTGGTGATCTTCTTCGTGCAGCGGCGCCGTCACCCCGGCTACGAGCCCTCGCCGTACATGCCCGGTCGCGAAGCCGAGGGGCAAGGCGCTGTACAATCGGCTGACCCCAACGACTTCGTCGACGTGAGCGAGCCGCCCGCGACGGAGAATCGCGTCGGCAGCGCCACAAGCACCACCGCCACGAGCTAG